The following coding sequences lie in one Flavobacterium sediminis genomic window:
- a CDS encoding SusC/RagA family TonB-linked outer membrane protein, producing MRQILVIISMLFIPIVSLAQEIKGNVVDEFGTPLSGVTIQVLETEKYSITDFDGNFTIEAKEGQDLKFTMIGMEDLVAKATTNMNVVMKESLTQLNDIVMVGYGVRKKIDNTSSIVSLKAEDISERKVQNAVQAVQGKVAGVNITSSDAPGSQPSVIIRGINSIEGGRSPLYVVDGVFMDDITNINSSDIVTFDVLKDASSLAIYGTRGANGVIIITTKQGKGDKMDVTIDSNYGIRMPLKKVKMSGSNLFALYNNTALGTITFSQDQPVNTNWFDEITRTGTYSQNNITLSGSTKAVDYMLSSNFYDEDAILNGQGYSRVTIRNNNKFKFNDNIYLKQNINVAFVNNTPKPYGAFTAAYKQSPAVPVYFNTGQYGVPLVGDDGFVSTSGTNLFNNVGNPVAMLNFHNEQQKNLNLIGAFEFGAKLFDGLKFTSNFGIEYNTFKSYNFVDSKNIWLAADPTRTSEAYDALDPAQPVNLLTKTRNSNYKYNWSGYFTYSNVFADIHDVELTAGVETVYDDGNEYLAVTYRDVPANENYWYYSFSTSDLSNTINEVKNNSNRILSYFGRLQYKLMDKYLVSATLRRDGSSRFQKDYRWGTFPSVGIGWIVSREDFLADINFVNFLKVRGSWGKLGNQKVPLNQLPFTSGLDYSYGNGYPSAGITVSSIVDPELTWEVVEELSGGVDFEVLDSRLKGSFDLYHKKTDKIIIPISAYLTSGTASATYAYAGSVSNKGYEIALRWDDKINDNLSYWISGNLTQNKNELTSLSDNISAQTGGGLGNGQYTKVLNQDAVGQPLGSFYLWEQAGYDDQGNMTFYDKDGNVVAQDQLTEDDRKFVGSVMPKTMYGFSVGVKYKNFDLSVDAYGTAGAKIYNGKKAQRFGGENVEYDVASDFWTSTNTNAGNPAPFNTVPIASTYYLESGDFLRINNISFGYTLPKFTKVISSARIYFNAINPFIFQKYSGYSPEINGDGNPFNMQGIELDAYPTLRSFVFGVNLKL from the coding sequence ATGAGACAAATTTTAGTAATTATTTCAATGCTCTTTATTCCGATAGTTTCCTTAGCGCAGGAAATTAAAGGAAATGTAGTAGATGAATTCGGGACACCTCTGTCAGGGGTAACCATACAAGTTCTGGAAACAGAAAAGTATTCCATTACTGATTTTGATGGGAATTTTACAATAGAGGCTAAAGAAGGCCAGGATTTGAAATTTACCATGATAGGTATGGAAGATTTGGTAGCCAAAGCGACTACTAATATGAATGTTGTCATGAAAGAAAGCTTGACACAATTAAATGATATTGTAATGGTAGGTTATGGTGTCAGAAAAAAAATAGATAATACTTCTTCTATAGTTTCTTTAAAAGCAGAAGACATTTCAGAACGTAAAGTACAAAATGCTGTACAAGCCGTTCAGGGTAAAGTAGCCGGGGTAAATATTACATCAAGTGATGCTCCGGGAAGCCAACCTTCTGTAATTATAAGAGGTATTAATTCAATTGAGGGCGGTCGTAGCCCTTTGTATGTTGTGGATGGTGTTTTTATGGACGATATTACAAATATCAACTCTTCGGATATTGTAACTTTTGATGTTTTGAAAGACGCTTCTTCATTAGCAATATACGGGACACGTGGAGCAAATGGTGTTATAATTATTACGACCAAACAAGGGAAAGGTGACAAAATGGATGTTACAATTGACTCAAATTACGGAATAAGAATGCCATTGAAAAAAGTAAAGATGTCCGGTAGTAATTTATTTGCCCTTTATAATAATACAGCTTTAGGAACCATTACTTTTTCTCAGGATCAACCGGTTAATACTAATTGGTTTGATGAAATTACCAGAACAGGTACTTATTCTCAGAACAATATTACATTATCAGGATCAACTAAAGCAGTTGATTATATGTTAAGTAGTAATTTTTATGATGAAGATGCTATTTTAAACGGTCAAGGGTATAGCAGAGTGACCATTAGAAATAACAACAAATTTAAATTTAATGATAATATTTATTTAAAACAAAATATTAATGTTGCTTTTGTAAATAATACACCTAAACCATACGGTGCATTTACAGCAGCATACAAACAATCTCCGGCGGTTCCGGTTTACTTTAATACAGGTCAATATGGTGTGCCTTTAGTTGGAGATGACGGTTTTGTGTCTACATCGGGTACAAATCTGTTTAATAATGTAGGTAATCCGGTAGCAATGCTTAATTTTCACAATGAGCAACAAAAGAATCTGAATTTAATTGGCGCATTTGAATTCGGTGCCAAACTATTTGACGGATTAAAATTTACTTCAAATTTCGGTATCGAGTACAATACTTTCAAATCATACAATTTTGTAGATTCAAAAAATATCTGGTTAGCAGCTGATCCTACCAGAACAAGTGAGGCTTATGATGCATTAGATCCAGCTCAACCTGTGAATTTATTGACTAAAACACGTAATAGTAATTACAAATACAATTGGTCAGGTTATTTTACTTATTCTAATGTTTTTGCAGATATTCATGATGTGGAATTAACAGCCGGTGTTGAAACGGTTTATGATGACGGAAATGAGTATCTGGCTGTAACTTATCGCGATGTGCCGGCTAATGAAAATTATTGGTATTACAGTTTTTCAACCTCTGATTTAAGCAATACTATCAATGAAGTGAAAAATAATTCCAATAGAATATTATCTTATTTCGGAAGATTGCAGTATAAATTGATGGATAAATATCTAGTGTCTGCAACGCTTAGAAGAGATGGTTCTTCCAGATTTCAGAAAGATTACAGATGGGGAACTTTTCCTTCTGTAGGAATAGGATGGATTGTTTCAAGAGAAGATTTTTTAGCAGATATCAATTTTGTTAATTTCTTAAAGGTAAGAGGTTCTTGGGGTAAACTTGGTAACCAGAAAGTACCTTTGAACCAATTGCCGTTTACTTCGGGTTTAGATTATTCTTATGGGAATGGGTATCCGTCAGCAGGGATAACAGTTTCTTCCATTGTTGACCCTGAATTAACATGGGAAGTTGTAGAAGAATTATCAGGAGGAGTAGATTTTGAAGTTTTAGATTCAAGATTGAAAGGATCTTTTGATTTATATCATAAGAAAACAGATAAGATTATTATCCCGATTTCAGCATATCTGACTTCAGGAACGGCTAGTGCAACTTATGCTTATGCCGGTTCTGTTTCAAATAAAGGTTATGAAATAGCATTGCGTTGGGATGATAAGATCAATGATAATTTATCGTATTGGATATCAGGGAACCTAACCCAAAATAAGAATGAATTAACCAGTTTAAGCGATAATATATCAGCTCAGACAGGTGGAGGTTTAGGGAATGGGCAATATACAAAAGTATTGAATCAAGATGCAGTAGGGCAGCCTTTAGGTAGTTTTTATTTATGGGAACAAGCAGGTTACGACGATCAGGGAAATATGACTTTTTATGACAAAGACGGAAACGTTGTGGCTCAGGATCAATTAACAGAAGATGATAGAAAATTTGTTGGTTCTGTTATGCCGAAAACTATGTATGGTTTTAGCGTGGGAGTTAAATATAAAAATTTCGATCTATCTGTTGATGCTTACGGAACTGCCGGAGCAAAAATATATAATGGTAAGAAAGCACAACGATTTGGCGGAGAAAATGTGGAGTATGATGTAGCATCTGATTTTTGGACATCAACAAATACAAATGCAGGTAATCCTGCCCCATTTAATACTGTGCCTATTGCTTCAACATATTACTTAGAATCAGGAGATTTCTTAAGAATTAATAATATCTCTTTCGGATATACTTTACCTAAGTTTACGAAAGTTATTTCTTCAGCAAGAATCTATTTTAACGCGATCAATCCATTTATTTTCCAAAAATATTCCGGTTATTCACCGGAGATCAATGGTGACGGAAACCCTTTCAATATGCAAGGGATAGAATTAGATGCTTATCCTACATTACGTTCATTTGTATTCGGAGTTAACTTAAAATTATAG
- a CDS encoding Smr/MutS family protein → MNKEMIKVGDKVAVLDEPIEGVVLKIEKQEITIKTSDDLMMTFFVNEVVNINEMNNLTDLFGSKSLNDVLNDKREPKKRSFTKEKKSKKDEYVVEVDLHIEKLVPSSKGLTNFDMLNIQMETVKRQLEFAIKNRIPKLVFIHGVGEGVLKSEIEYFLSRYDNVSFQEANFRKYGLGATEVYIKQSLG, encoded by the coding sequence ATGAATAAAGAAATGATAAAAGTAGGGGACAAAGTTGCTGTTTTAGATGAGCCGATTGAAGGAGTGGTTTTAAAAATAGAAAAGCAAGAAATTACGATCAAAACTTCTGACGATTTAATGATGACATTTTTTGTCAACGAGGTGGTTAATATTAATGAAATGAATAATTTAACTGATTTATTCGGAAGTAAAAGTTTAAATGATGTTTTGAATGATAAAAGAGAGCCTAAAAAGCGTAGTTTCACCAAAGAAAAGAAGTCTAAAAAGGATGAATATGTTGTAGAAGTTGATCTGCATATAGAGAAATTGGTGCCCTCAAGTAAAGGGTTGACAAACTTTGATATGCTGAATATCCAAATGGAAACGGTTAAGCGTCAATTAGAGTTTGCTATTAAAAATCGCATTCCGAAATTAGTGTTCATTCACGGCGTTGGTGAAGGTGTTTTGAAATCGGAAATAGAATATTTCCTGTCTCGATATGATAACGTGAGTTTCCAAGAAGCAAATTTCAGAAAGTATGGTTTGGGAGCAACGGAAGTTTATATTAAGCAGAGTTTGGGATAA
- a CDS encoding glycosyltransferase family 4 protein, with translation MNKPTKKVLIVSYYWPPAGGPGVQRWLKFVKYLPDFAVEPHVYVPENPTYPLVDEKLVAEVSEKAIILKQPIIEPYGLAAFLSKKNTKKISSGIITHKKKQSFVERAMLWVRGNLFIPDARVLWVKPSVQFLKKYLIENQITTVITTGPPHSLHLIGLELKKDLNVHWITDFRDPWTTIGYHKELKLSHRAAQKHKKLEKEVLKSCDRVIVTSPTTKKEFKNLTDRPISVITNGYDVENIKSKPMDEKFTVAHIGSLLSERNPKVLWEALSELIEENTAFAEAFQLKLIGAVSSEVLDSLKEEGLEAYCNLLGYMSHEEALQEQRCSQVLLLIEINSQDTACIIPGKLFEYMVSDRPIIALGPENADFSQIVTATNTGKFFTYKDKEAVKEYVLQLFENYRQGSLKVYPVGLQQYSRKALTQSLVSLLPE, from the coding sequence TTGAATAAACCGACAAAAAAAGTACTCATTGTATCGTATTATTGGCCACCTGCCGGAGGTCCGGGAGTACAACGTTGGTTGAAATTTGTGAAATATTTGCCCGACTTTGCTGTTGAACCACATGTTTATGTTCCTGAAAACCCTACATATCCTCTGGTCGATGAAAAGTTAGTTGCCGAAGTTTCTGAAAAAGCAATTATTCTGAAGCAACCTATTATAGAGCCGTATGGTTTGGCAGCTTTTTTATCCAAAAAGAATACTAAAAAGATAAGTTCAGGGATTATAACTCATAAAAAGAAGCAATCTTTTGTAGAAAGAGCCATGCTTTGGGTGCGAGGCAATCTTTTTATTCCGGATGCCCGCGTGTTGTGGGTGAAGCCTTCTGTACAATTTTTAAAAAAATATCTGATTGAAAATCAAATAACTACAGTGATTACTACAGGGCCACCACACAGTTTGCATTTAATCGGATTAGAGCTTAAGAAAGATTTGAACGTACACTGGATAACTGATTTTAGAGATCCCTGGACAACAATTGGCTATCACAAAGAATTAAAGTTGAGTCATCGTGCGGCTCAGAAACATAAAAAACTGGAAAAAGAGGTACTTAAATCCTGCGATAGGGTAATAGTAACTTCTCCAACGACAAAGAAAGAATTTAAAAACCTGACCGATCGACCGATCTCAGTTATAACTAACGGATATGACGTAGAGAATATCAAGTCGAAACCGATGGATGAAAAATTTACGGTAGCGCATATCGGTTCTTTATTGTCAGAGAGGAATCCGAAAGTTTTATGGGAAGCATTAAGTGAATTGATAGAAGAGAACACTGCTTTTGCGGAAGCATTTCAGTTAAAGCTTATCGGAGCGGTAAGTAGTGAAGTATTGGACAGCTTAAAAGAAGAAGGTTTAGAGGCTTATTGTAATCTTTTAGGGTATATGTCTCATGAAGAAGCTTTACAGGAACAGCGATGTTCTCAGGTATTGTTGCTTATAGAGATCAATTCGCAGGATACTGCTTGTATCATTCCCGGAAAATTATTTGAATATATGGTTTCAGACCGGCCAATTATAGCTTTAGGTCCTGAAAATGCTGATTTTTCACAAATAGTAACTGCTACAAATACCGGAAAGTTTTTTACGTATAAGGATAAAGAAGCGGTTAAAGAATATGTTTTGCAACTTTTTGAAAACTATAGACAAGGAAGTTTAAAGGTGTATCCTGTGGGGTTACAACAGTATAGCCGAAAAGCATTGACTCAGAGTTTAGTTTCTTTATTACCGGAATGA
- a CDS encoding LamG domain-containing protein — MSFENSFDDEKSGIINPTSYGNVSFVSGIKGNAYQGATDAYVKYEDVATQVSDLQSMTVSTWINTTQHTGGAQALYMLPKTSGFWGNNFMLIEGTSTDMMTLKVHFQKNVTPSIPYAEQWLVNDGTNALADMYGNQWKHITWTYNADTSKYHIYVDGTDVTPAAIINRYTNDPDSGGTPLGALSFADVQNFVLGGYQQFLGSPWSAPDSWMLPYTGAMDEFRIYNVALSQNDINALYQLERQGR, encoded by the coding sequence TTGAGTTTTGAAAATTCATTTGATGATGAGAAATCAGGAATTATAAATCCTACATCATATGGAAATGTCTCATTTGTTTCAGGGATCAAAGGAAATGCTTATCAAGGAGCAACCGATGCTTATGTAAAATATGAAGATGTTGCTACACAAGTTTCAGATTTACAAAGTATGACAGTTTCTACTTGGATCAATACAACACAACATACCGGTGGGGCACAGGCTTTGTATATGTTACCCAAAACATCCGGTTTCTGGGGAAACAACTTCATGTTAATTGAAGGTACAAGTACTGATATGATGACTCTTAAAGTTCATTTCCAAAAAAATGTGACTCCTTCAATTCCTTATGCAGAACAATGGTTGGTTAATGACGGTACTAATGCTTTAGCAGATATGTATGGCAATCAATGGAAGCATATTACTTGGACGTATAATGCTGATACCTCTAAATATCATATTTATGTTGATGGTACAGATGTAACACCTGCTGCAATAATCAATAGATATACAAATGATCCGGATTCAGGAGGAACGCCATTAGGAGCTTTATCTTTTGCAGATGTGCAAAACTTTGTATTGGGAGGCTACCAACAATTCTTAGGATCGCCTTGGAGTGCTCCGGATAGCTGGATGTTGCCTTATACAGGGGCTATGGATGAATTCAGAATTTATAATGTAGCATTATCACAAAATGATATCAATGCCTTATATCAGTTAGAAAGACAAGGTAGATAA
- a CDS encoding DUF2752 domain-containing protein has product MKERFFIFTFNYKNAVLNYRKMEKYMIPCMSKKLFGVECLGCGTQRSLALLLQGDFVAAFKMYPAIYTLILLFMFIFLHVIDKSRNYTKIVISLAIVNLIIMVVSYFYKMVY; this is encoded by the coding sequence ATGAAAGAAAGATTTTTTATATTTACTTTTAATTACAAAAATGCAGTTTTAAACTACAGAAAAATGGAAAAATACATGATTCCCTGCATGAGCAAAAAACTCTTCGGTGTGGAATGTTTAGGATGCGGAACCCAACGTTCACTCGCCTTACTTTTACAGGGCGATTTTGTAGCAGCTTTTAAAATGTACCCTGCAATTTACACACTCATCTTACTCTTCATGTTTATCTTTTTACATGTAATTGACAAGAGTAGAAACTACACTAAAATAGTCATTAGTCTGGCCATTGTAAATTTAATTATAATGGTAGTTTCTTACTTTTATAAAATGGTATACTAA
- a CDS encoding helix-turn-helix and ligand-binding sensor domain-containing protein: protein MKLHFFILIFFFQHFLFSQETLPFVENFSKQDYNGDNQVWSVSQGDDNALYFANNSFLIRYDGVKWEKYTLPNKTIIRSVLAFQGKVFTGSYNEFGFWVRENGVMKYTSLSADKDFFEGNTRSEEVWKIFSLNKKIYFQTFNELYIYDSEKIVKKNFPYQISYCFVVRDRLFAATVHKGIYEFLGGEFDKVAGLEPIEDNIIYGIDAYKNQNFFFTQKNGVFVQNVNEELLAWNHPINEKLKTQIIITAKVFKDKVLIGTAFNGIYVVNLTSNEYFNINRSNSLRNNSVLSISVDKEQDVWLGLDNGISHIILNSPYQIFSDHSGQLGTVYSLASYGEGYLLGTNHGVFESKDNKLTLIPNSQGQVWDIEKVDDKYVIGHNEGTFEYSENKGYRKLNDLTGGWNFKKDKFANRYIQANYTGLYLFPDPNDFSVYKKINDKMKPIKDFVQVGPKAFVLADSYRGLYKVELNEKDEPEKITNITQLNEIQNDFGVKLFHYKNAELYYIDNVWYFLESISNKLIPNEVFNANFKNIQEIISLDEDDFIVNKDGKLFIINNVDNNFIWVPIPQEYYLGKLINNETKVYKKEGKYLLNTDDGFLQINSLRSQFAKQNVKIELASSNNTFLREGGSVGFKEQLKLYVISEYYGSKKTPLYYKIDDEALVPLEKGVVELKNLVSDSHSISVYYNDGEKFVEASKFSFKVSDPWYFSIWMKLVYVLIIASLLLLYYKWTKYKYYQKLKLKEEELKHKNEILRLEIEADNKLKLQEYEKHILENQVQAKANELASKSLSIVKQGELIDSIQKILDSEKNITSLKAKISKAIKINALNKNEWKSFEENLLKSNEDFVKQLTLKHQNLTSKDIKLCIYLKMNLSSKEIAPLMNISYRGVELHRYRLRKKMDLDSSVNLNLFMNNIK from the coding sequence GTGAAGTTACATTTTTTTATCCTGATATTCTTTTTTCAGCATTTCCTATTTAGTCAGGAAACATTACCGTTTGTAGAAAACTTTTCCAAACAAGATTACAATGGAGATAATCAGGTTTGGAGTGTTTCGCAGGGTGATGATAATGCGTTGTATTTTGCGAATAATAGTTTTTTGATCCGTTATGACGGAGTTAAATGGGAGAAATATACATTACCTAATAAGACGATCATTCGATCGGTTTTAGCTTTTCAGGGAAAAGTATTTACCGGCTCTTATAATGAATTCGGTTTTTGGGTAAGAGAGAATGGGGTGATGAAATATACATCACTTTCGGCTGATAAAGATTTTTTTGAGGGAAACACGCGTAGTGAAGAGGTTTGGAAAATATTTTCCCTGAATAAAAAGATTTATTTTCAGACATTCAATGAACTTTACATTTATGATAGTGAAAAAATAGTAAAGAAAAATTTTCCGTATCAGATATCCTATTGCTTTGTAGTTAGGGATCGTTTGTTTGCAGCAACCGTTCATAAAGGGATCTATGAATTTCTGGGAGGAGAATTTGATAAAGTAGCCGGACTGGAACCAATTGAAGATAATATTATTTACGGTATAGATGCTTATAAGAATCAAAATTTCTTTTTTACTCAAAAGAACGGTGTTTTTGTGCAAAACGTCAATGAAGAACTGCTGGCTTGGAACCACCCGATCAATGAGAAGTTAAAAACGCAGATTATTATTACGGCTAAAGTCTTTAAGGATAAAGTTTTGATCGGTACAGCTTTCAATGGTATTTATGTAGTTAATTTAACATCAAATGAATATTTTAACATCAATCGGTCTAATTCCCTTCGCAATAATTCAGTTTTAAGTATCAGCGTCGACAAAGAACAAGATGTTTGGTTGGGGCTGGATAACGGAATTTCGCATATTATTCTAAATTCTCCTTATCAGATTTTTTCGGATCATTCCGGGCAGTTAGGTACCGTATACAGTTTAGCGTCGTATGGGGAGGGATATTTGTTAGGGACGAATCATGGTGTTTTTGAAAGTAAGGACAATAAGCTGACTCTTATTCCTAATAGTCAGGGACAAGTGTGGGATATTGAAAAAGTAGACGATAAATATGTCATTGGGCATAACGAAGGAACCTTTGAATATTCAGAAAATAAAGGATATAGAAAGTTAAATGATCTTACTGGAGGCTGGAATTTTAAAAAGGACAAATTTGCCAATCGATACATTCAGGCTAATTACACCGGCTTGTACCTTTTTCCGGATCCGAACGATTTTTCGGTATATAAAAAGATCAATGATAAAATGAAGCCGATTAAGGACTTTGTTCAGGTAGGGCCAAAAGCCTTTGTTTTGGCAGATAGCTATCGAGGTTTGTATAAAGTAGAACTTAATGAAAAAGACGAACCGGAAAAGATAACGAATATAACTCAGTTGAATGAAATACAGAATGATTTTGGGGTAAAGTTATTTCATTATAAAAATGCTGAACTGTATTATATCGATAATGTCTGGTATTTTTTAGAGTCGATTAGTAATAAGTTGATCCCGAATGAAGTCTTTAATGCTAATTTTAAAAATATACAGGAGATCATCTCATTGGATGAGGATGATTTTATAGTAAACAAAGACGGAAAATTATTTATTATCAATAATGTAGACAATAATTTTATTTGGGTGCCAATTCCGCAAGAATATTATTTAGGAAAACTGATAAACAATGAAACAAAAGTTTATAAAAAGGAGGGGAAGTATTTACTTAATACAGACGACGGTTTCTTACAGATTAATTCTTTGAGAAGTCAATTTGCTAAACAAAATGTAAAAATAGAGTTAGCAAGTTCTAATAATACTTTCCTGAGGGAAGGAGGGAGTGTAGGGTTTAAAGAACAGTTAAAGCTTTATGTTATTTCGGAATACTACGGAAGTAAAAAGACACCTCTTTATTATAAAATTGACGATGAGGCGTTAGTACCGCTTGAAAAGGGAGTAGTTGAATTAAAGAATTTGGTGAGTGATTCGCATAGTATCTCGGTATATTACAACGATGGCGAGAAATTTGTCGAGGCATCAAAGTTTAGTTTTAAGGTTTCTGACCCTTGGTATTTCTCTATATGGATGAAATTGGTTTATGTTCTGATAATTGCATCGTTACTTTTGTTGTATTACAAATGGACCAAATATAAATATTACCAAAAATTAAAACTGAAAGAAGAAGAGCTAAAGCATAAGAATGAAATCCTGCGTTTGGAGATAGAAGCAGATAATAAATTGAAACTACAGGAATATGAAAAACATATTTTGGAGAATCAGGTTCAGGCTAAAGCAAATGAATTAGCCAGTAAGTCGCTTTCGATAGTAAAACAAGGTGAATTGATAGATAGTATTCAGAAAATATTAGATTCAGAGAAAAACATAACTTCTTTAAAAGCTAAGATCAGTAAAGCTATAAAGATCAATGCGCTTAATAAAAATGAATGGAAATCATTTGAAGAAAACTTGCTGAAGAGCAATGAAGATTTTGTAAAACAATTAACATTGAAACATCAGAATTTAACGTCAAAAGATATTAAATTATGTATCTATCTTAAGATGAATTTATCCTCTAAAGAAATTGCCCCTTTAATGAATATCAGCTATAGAGGAGTAGAACTTCATCGGTACAGATTACGAAAAAAGATGGATCTGGATTCTTCCGTGAACCTTAATCTGTTTATGAATAATATAAAATAA
- a CDS encoding RagB/SusD family nutrient uptake outer membrane protein — MKKILYTITIISSLCIYSCSDDYLDEKPTESISTSDLELLNNDEGAKSFVTSIYSKFTEWNMSSFSWVGMTSIASDDADKGSSPGDTGTDKDLMDNLTYNASSLSVKEVFQGNYQGVSNCNQALFYIPQLTNANSDLKERLMAEAKFLRAFMYFNLVRLYGGVPIVDHVPNPSSDEDKAMQLTRKSVAEVYDFIKQDLTDAIDVLPYINQYGSEDAGRASKEAAYALMAKVALYEQNWTDVLNYANQITSRSLTPDYIEIFKVTGENNQESIFEIQGRGTNPVKGIQGYSACQGARGAGGWGWGFNTPSQSLVNAYETGDVRKDATIIFAGTTLYDGRVVPNTVENPRYNYKAYSSANSDAWETDTNIRYLRYAEVLLMIAEAKNELGQDPTTELNMVRNRAGLTNTTATGQTALRQAIWNERRVELAMEHDRWFDLVRTGQAEAAFAADGKTFIVGKHEVFPLPQQFINESIGYSIQNPMYN, encoded by the coding sequence ATGAAAAAGATACTTTATACAATTACAATTATTTCATCATTATGTATCTACAGTTGTAGTGATGATTATTTAGATGAAAAACCAACGGAATCAATATCTACTTCTGATCTGGAATTATTGAATAACGATGAAGGAGCTAAATCATTTGTAACTTCTATCTATTCAAAGTTCACAGAGTGGAATATGAGTTCATTCTCTTGGGTGGGTATGACCAGTATTGCATCGGACGATGCAGACAAAGGATCCTCTCCGGGAGATACAGGTACCGATAAAGATTTGATGGATAATTTAACATACAATGCATCCAGTTTATCGGTTAAGGAAGTATTTCAAGGAAATTATCAAGGAGTTAGCAACTGTAATCAGGCTTTGTTCTATATTCCTCAATTAACTAATGCAAATTCGGATCTGAAAGAGCGTTTAATGGCAGAAGCCAAGTTCTTAAGAGCTTTTATGTATTTCAATCTTGTTAGATTGTATGGAGGAGTGCCAATTGTGGATCATGTGCCTAACCCGTCTTCAGATGAAGATAAAGCAATGCAGTTGACCAGAAAATCAGTAGCTGAAGTGTATGATTTTATCAAACAAGATTTAACCGATGCAATTGATGTTTTACCGTATATTAATCAATATGGATCTGAAGATGCCGGTAGAGCATCAAAAGAAGCGGCTTATGCATTGATGGCAAAAGTAGCTTTATATGAGCAAAATTGGACTGATGTTTTAAATTATGCAAATCAAATTACCAGTCGTTCTCTAACACCTGATTATATTGAAATATTCAAAGTAACAGGAGAAAATAATCAAGAATCAATCTTTGAAATTCAAGGTAGAGGAACAAATCCCGTAAAAGGAATTCAAGGATACTCAGCTTGTCAAGGTGCCAGAGGTGCCGGAGGCTGGGGCTGGGGTTTTAATACACCGTCTCAAAGTTTGGTAAATGCTTATGAAACCGGTGACGTACGTAAAGATGCTACAATTATTTTTGCAGGTACAACTTTATACGACGGAAGAGTCGTTCCTAATACTGTCGAGAATCCCAGATATAATTACAAGGCTTATTCTTCTGCTAATTCCGATGCATGGGAAACAGATACTAATATTCGCTACCTGAGATATGCTGAAGTATTATTAATGATAGCTGAGGCTAAGAATGAATTAGGACAAGATCCTACAACGGAATTGAATATGGTTAGAAACAGAGCCGGTTTAACTAATACAACAGCAACTGGGCAAACTGCTCTTAGACAGGCTATTTGGAATGAAAGACGAGTAGAATTGGCTATGGAACACGATAGATGGTTTGATTTGGTTCGTACAGGACAGGCTGAAGCTGCATTTGCTGCAGACGGTAAAACATTTATAGTTGGCAAACACGAAGTTTTCCCATTACCGCAACAGTTTATCAATGAATCAATAGGATATTCGATCCAAAACCCTATGTACAACTAA
- a CDS encoding CCC motif membrane protein: MENQKLPNATPVLILGIVSILGCCCYGILGLISGIVALILAKKDTALYKQSPELYTNYNNLKVGKVLAIIGIILSVIYLLFVIWMIATFGFETLQDQQLLQHRMNEYFGIE, from the coding sequence ATGGAAAATCAAAAATTACCCAATGCAACCCCTGTTTTAATTTTAGGAATTGTCTCCATTTTGGGATGTTGCTGTTATGGAATCTTAGGTCTTATTTCAGGGATCGTAGCGCTTATTTTAGCTAAAAAAGACACTGCTCTTTATAAACAATCACCGGAACTTTATACCAATTACAATAACCTTAAAGTAGGTAAAGTTTTAGCCATTATCGGAATTATCCTTAGCGTTATTTACCTTCTTTTTGTTATCTGGATGATTGCTACTTTCGGTTTTGAAACCCTACAAGACCAACAATTACTTCAACATAGAATGAATGAATATTTTGGAATAGAATAA